A window from Aerosakkonema funiforme FACHB-1375 encodes these proteins:
- a CDS encoding GNAT family N-acetyltransferase encodes MGFWKSWFSDSDAASTTGAIQMEEDVVPVNGDRANRNGRIFFSTDRDIDLYELEELCDAVGWSRRPLRKVKKAIQHSFLVTSMWEVRGNRRRLIGFARATSDHAFNATIWDVVVHPEFQGKGLGKALMKFTIKKLRSEDISNITLFADPHVLDFYRGLGFISDPEGIKGMFWYPN; translated from the coding sequence ATGGGTTTTTGGAAAAGCTGGTTTAGCGACTCTGATGCTGCCTCGACAACTGGGGCCATCCAAATGGAAGAAGATGTGGTTCCAGTCAATGGCGATCGAGCCAACCGGAACGGTCGTATCTTTTTCAGTACCGATCGGGATATCGACCTCTACGAACTAGAAGAACTCTGCGATGCGGTGGGTTGGTCGCGCCGCCCGCTGCGTAAGGTCAAAAAAGCCATTCAGCATAGTTTCCTCGTTACTTCCATGTGGGAAGTGCGAGGCAACCGCCGCCGTTTGATTGGCTTTGCCCGCGCCACCTCCGACCATGCCTTTAACGCTACCATCTGGGATGTGGTCGTTCACCCAGAGTTCCAAGGCAAAGGGCTGGGAAAGGCGTTGATGAAGTTTACGATCAAAAAACTTCGCAGTGAGGACATTAGCAACATTACCTTATTTGCCGATCCTCATGTCCTAGATTTCTATCGCGGTCTGGGATTTATTTCTGACCCGGAAGGTATTAAGGGAATGTTTTGGTATCCTAACTGA
- a CDS encoding ABC transporter substrate-binding protein has protein sequence MQKYKQSIIAKASRLSVKRTLAKLTAGIALLLLPSACQTQNSSGGVKIGTLLPITGDLSQFGSPMQDSASLLVKTVNGCNGVLGKPVQLISEDDQTQPAAGAAAMTKLAEVNRVAGVVGAAGSAVSSAAIDIAVRNQVVQISPSSTSPIFSERAKKGDFKGFWFRTAPPDTFQGEALAKLAKARKFQSVAVMAINNDYGKGLAQSFMTAFEALGGKVVNRDKPVLYPPTASTFESEVGAAFGGSPDAVLLVGYPETGSLILKAAYQQGLLGKKTQVILTEGMKDAKVPQLVGKNTAGQYIAAGVIGTAPNTRGPALAAFLDRYKTAFNREPGIFDANTWDATALLLLAAEAAKSPSGSAIKDKIPEVANPPGQQVTDVCQALSLIREGKDIDYQGASSSVDINAQGDVTGSYDVWTIDSTGSIKVLETIAVSGS, from the coding sequence ATGCAGAAATACAAACAATCTATCATCGCAAAGGCGAGTCGGTTGTCCGTAAAACGGACATTAGCAAAACTTACCGCAGGCATTGCCCTGCTACTGCTTCCCTCTGCCTGTCAGACTCAAAATAGCAGCGGTGGAGTTAAGATTGGCACCCTCTTACCCATCACCGGAGACTTATCTCAGTTTGGTTCTCCCATGCAGGATAGCGCCAGCCTTTTGGTTAAAACAGTTAACGGCTGTAACGGTGTTTTGGGTAAGCCTGTACAACTAATCTCGGAAGACGATCAAACTCAACCCGCCGCCGGTGCAGCAGCAATGACTAAACTAGCAGAAGTGAATCGCGTTGCCGGTGTGGTGGGTGCTGCTGGCAGCGCCGTTTCCAGCGCCGCCATTGATATTGCCGTTCGCAATCAAGTCGTGCAAATTTCTCCTTCCAGTACCAGTCCGATTTTTAGCGAAAGAGCAAAAAAAGGCGATTTTAAGGGGTTTTGGTTCCGCACCGCACCGCCGGATACATTTCAAGGTGAAGCACTGGCAAAATTGGCCAAAGCAAGAAAATTCCAGTCTGTGGCGGTTATGGCTATCAATAACGATTATGGCAAGGGCTTGGCCCAATCTTTTATGACAGCGTTTGAAGCTTTGGGTGGCAAAGTGGTCAATCGAGATAAACCCGTTCTATATCCTCCCACCGCTTCCACTTTCGAGTCAGAAGTAGGGGCGGCTTTTGGGGGTAGTCCGGATGCTGTATTGCTAGTTGGATATCCAGAAACTGGTAGTTTAATCCTCAAAGCTGCTTACCAACAGGGATTGCTGGGAAAGAAAACGCAAGTTATCTTAACTGAGGGTATGAAAGATGCCAAAGTACCTCAGTTGGTCGGGAAAAATACAGCCGGTCAATATATCGCGGCTGGCGTTATTGGCACAGCTCCCAATACGCGAGGGCCAGCTTTGGCAGCGTTTCTCGATCGCTACAAAACCGCTTTCAATCGCGAACCTGGAATTTTTGACGCCAACACCTGGGATGCAACTGCGCTTCTGCTTCTAGCTGCTGAAGCTGCCAAATCTCCCAGCGGTTCTGCCATCAAAGACAAAATCCCAGAAGTTGCCAACCCACCTGGACAACAAGTCACTGATGTTTGTCAAGCTCTATCCCTAATTCGCGAGGGCAAGGATATCGATTATCAGGGAGCTAGCAGCAGCGTGGACATCAATGCCCAAGGAGATGTGACGGGCAGTTACGATGTCTGGACGATTGACAGTACCGGTAGTATCAAGGTACTGGAGACGATCGCTGTGAGTGGGTCGTAA